In the genome of Hippoglossus hippoglossus isolate fHipHip1 chromosome 4, fHipHip1.pri, whole genome shotgun sequence, one region contains:
- the LOC117759668 gene encoding elongation factor 2-like, translated as MVNFTIEQIRAIMDKKANIRNMSVIAHVDHGKSTLTDSLVSKAGIIASNRAGEARFTDTRKDEQERCITIKSTAISMYYELGVNDLAFIKNSKDGAGFLINLIDSPGHVDFSSEVTAALRVTDGALVVVDCVSGVCVQTETVLRQAICERIKPVLMMNKMDRALLELQIEPEDLYQTFQRICETVNVIIATYGEDDGPMGSIQIDPPIGTVGFGSGLHGWAFTLKQFAEMYVAKFAAKGNTEMTPEEHCKKVEDMMKKLWGDRFFDSSTGKFLKSGVTADGKNLPRTFVALVLDPIFKVFKAIMEFNKEETAKLIQKLDIKLDNEDKDKEGKPLLKAVMRRWLPAGEALLQMITIHLPSPVVAQRYRCDMLYEGPGDDEAATAIKNCDPNGPLMMYISKMVPTNDKGRFYAFGRVFSGCVSTGLKVRIMGPNYIPGKKDDLYVKPIQRTILMMGRYTEAIEDVPCGNIVGLVGVDQYLVKTGTITTFEHAHNLKVMKFSVSPVVRVAVEAKNPADLPKLVEGLKRLSKSDPMVQCIIEESGEHIIAGAGELHLEICLKDLEEDHACIPIKKSDPVVSYRETVSTPSSVLCLAKSPNKHNRLFMKARPFEEGLAEDMDKGDITMRQEAKARARQLVEKFEWDAGEARKIWCFGPDGTGPNMLVDVTKGVQYLNEIKDSVVAGFQWAVKEGVLCEENMRAVRFDVHDVTLHTDAIHRGGGQIIPTARRAMYASALTAEPRIMEPIYLVEIQCPDSAIGGIYGVLTKRRGHVFEEYSVTGTPMHVSKAYLPVMESFGFTADLRSSTGGQAFPQCVFDHWQILPGNPMDPATKPGIVVTDTRKRKGLREGVPALDNYLDKM; from the exons CGCCATCTCCATGTACTACGAGTTGGGTGTCAATGACCTGGCCTTCATTAAGAATAGCAAGGATGGTGCTGGCTTCTTGATCAACTTGATTGACTCACCAGGACACGTTGACTTCTCCTCTGAAGTGACTGCAGCTCTCCGAGTGACTGATGGAGCCTTGGTTGTTGTGGATTGCGTCTCTG gtgtttgtgtgcaaacTGAGACTGTGCTCCGTCAGGCCATTTGCGAGCGCATCAAGCCAGTCCTGATGATGAACAAGATGGACCGTGCCTTGTTGGAGTTGCAGATTGAACCAGAAGATCTCTACCAGACTTTCCAGCGTATTTGTGAGACTGTGAACGTCATCATCGCCACTTATGGAGAAGATGATGGTCCTATGGGCAGCATCCAG ATTGATCCACCAATAGGTACTGTTGGCTTTGGCTCTGGACTCCATGGCTGGGCTTTCACCCTGAAGCAGTTTGCTGAGATGTATGTAGCCAAGTTTGCTGCAAAGGGCAACACCGAGATGACACCAGAAGAGCATTGCAAGAAAGTGGAGGACATGATGAAGAAACTGTGGGGTGACAG gtTCTTTGATAGTAGTACTGGAAAGTTCTTGAAGTCTGGTGTTACAGCCGATGGCAAAAACCTCCCCCGCACCTTTGTTGCTCTTGTGTTGGACCCCATCTTCAAG GTGTTCAAGGCCATCATGGAATTTAACAAAGAGGAAACTGCCAAGCTGATCCAGAAGCTGGACATCAAGTTGGATAATGAGGACAAAGACAAGGAGGGCAAGCCTCTCCTGAAGGCTGTCATGCGTCGCTGGCTTCCGGCTGGAGAAGCACTTCTGCAAATGATCACCATCCACCTGCCTTCCCCGGTCGTTGCCCAGAGGTACCGTTGCGATATGCTCTATGAAGGCCCTGGTGATGATGAGGCTGCCACCG CTATCAAGAACTGTGACCCCAATGGCCCTTTGATGATGTATATCTCAAAGATGGTCCCCACCAATGATAAGGGTCGCTTCTACGCCTTTGGACGTGTGTTCTCTGGGTGTGTCTCCACTGGCCTGAAAGTGCGCATCATGGGACCAAACTACATCCCTGGAAAGAAGGACGACCTTTACGTAAAGCCAATTCAGAG GACAATTTTGATGATGGGCCGTTACACTGAGGCCATTGAAGATGTACCATGCGGTAACATTGTGGGTCTGGTCGGAGTGGACCAGTATCTTGTCAAGACGGGAACAATCACCACCTTTGAGCATGCACACAACTTGAAAGTGATGAAGTTCAGTGTCAGCCCTGTGGTGAGAGTTGCTGTGGAGGCAAAAAACCCTGCTGACCTGCCCAAGCTGGTGGAGGGTTTGAAGCGTCTGTCCAAGTCTGACCCTATGGTGCAGTGCATCATTGAAGAGTCTGGAGAACATATCATtgctggagctggagagctGCATCTGGAGATCTGTTTGAAGGATCTGGAGGAGGATCATGCTTGCATCCCAATCAAG aaATCTGACCCAGTGGTGTCCTACAGGGAGACAGTCAGCACCCCATCATCTGTCTTGTGTCTGGCAAAGTCACCTAACAAGCACAACCGTCTGTTCATGAAGGCCCGTCCCTTTGAAGAGGGCCTAGCAGAGGATATGGATAAGGGCGATATTACCATGCGTCAGGAGGCCAAGGCCCGTGCTCGTCAACTTGTTGAAAAGTTTGAGTGGGATGCCGGAGAGGCTAGAAAGATTTGGTGCTTTGGACCTGATGGAACTGGCCCCAACATGCTGGTGGACGTGACCAAGGGAGTGCAGTACCTTAATGAGATCAAGGATAGTGTTGTTGCTGGCTTCCAGTGGGCTGTCAAGGAG gGTGTCCTCTGCGAAGAGAACATGCGTGCTGTTCGCTTTGACGTCCATGATGTGACCCTGCACACAGATGCCATTCACCGTGGTGGTGGTCAAATTATTCCCACAGCCCGCAGAGCTATGTACGCTTCTGCGCTCACAGCTGAGCCTAGAATCATGGAGCCAATCTATCTGGTAGAGATCCAG TGTCCTGACAGCGCAATTGGTGGAATCTACGGTGTGTTAACCAAGAGGCGTGGTCATGTGTTTGAAGAGTACTCCGTCACTGGGACACCCATGCATGTCAGCAAGGCCTACCTGCCTGTCATGGAGTCATTTG GTTTCACAGCTGACCTACGATCTTCCACTGGTGGCCAGGCCTTCCCACAGTGTGTGTTCGACCACTGGCAGATCCTCCCTGGAAACCCAATGGATCCAGCAACCAAGCCTGGCATTGTTGTCACTGATACACGCAAACGCAAGGGTCTCAGGGAAGGTGTCCCAGCATTGGATAACTATctggacaaaatgtaa
- the hmg20b gene encoding SWI/SNF-related matrix-associated actin-dependent regulator of chromatin subfamily E member 1-related isoform X1: MGGIKQEQGDASQQLRASHSADQTQEEPKKRGWPKGKKRKKVLPNGPKAPVTGYVRFLNERRELMRARYPDLPFPEITKRLGAEWTRLAPNDKQRYLDEAEREKMQYAQELKEYQQTEAYQITTAKIQDKRIKKEDSPSVIISTSSGSSLPKASDLPSRFDIPIFTEEFLDQNKAREAELRRLRKANIEFEEQNAVLQRHIKDMYNAKERLEAELGLDEKRTQALQQHLLAIKHTLVNSLSSVPLPGTGETASLGNLDSYLSCLSGALEGNPHKHRALLTQLCEVLSHLDSEKL; encoded by the exons ATGGGGGGGATCAAACAGGAGCAGGGTGATGCCTCACAGCAGCTCAGAGCCTCGCATTCAGCCGACCAGACCCAAGAGGAG CCCAAGAAGAGAGGCTGGccaaagggaaagaaaagaaaaaaggtgctACCAAATGGTCCTAAGGCACCAGTAACAGGATATGTGCGCTTCCTGAACGAGCGGCGGGAACTAATGAGGGCCCGATACCCTGACTTACCTTTTCCCGAAATCACCAAAAGACTCGGAGCAGAGTGGACACGTTTAGCGCCAAATGACAAACAG CGCTATCTGGACGAGGCGGAGCGGGAGAAGATGCAATATGCACAGGAATTGAAGGAATATCAGCAGACTGAGGCCTATCAGATCACCACTGCTAAGATACAAGACAAAAGGATCAAGAAAG AAGACTCTCCATCTGTCATCATCAGTACTAGTTCAGGGTCATCTTTACCAAAG GCTTCTGACCTCCCAAGCAGATTTGACATCCCTATCTTCACAGAGGAGTTCCTTGACCAGAACAAAG CTCGAGAGGCTGAGTTGCGGCGGCTTCGTAAGGCCAACATTGAGTTTGAGGAGCAGAACGCAGTGTTGCAGCGGCACATCAAGGACATGTACAACGCCAAAGAGCGCCTGGAGGCTGAACTGGGGCTGGATGAGAAGCGCACCCAGGCTCTTCAGCAACACTTACTGGCCATTAAACACACGCTGGTTAACAGTCTCTCATCAGTCCCACTGCCAG GTACAGGTGAGACAGCCTCTCTTGGGAACCTGGACTCATACCTGAGTTGTCTCAGTGGCGCGCTGGAGGGAAACCCACACAAGCACCGTGCCCTGCTTACCCAGCTTTGTGAGGTCCTCTCTCATCTTGACAG TGAGAAGTTATGA
- the hmg20b gene encoding SWI/SNF-related matrix-associated actin-dependent regulator of chromatin subfamily E member 1-related isoform X2 has protein sequence MGGIKQEQGDASQQLRASHSADQTQEEPKKRGWPKGKKRKKVLPNGPKAPVTGYVRFLNERRELMRARYPDLPFPEITKRLGAEWTRLAPNDKQRYLDEAEREKMQYAQELKEYQQTEAYQITTAKIQDKRIKKDSPSVIISTSSGSSLPKASDLPSRFDIPIFTEEFLDQNKAREAELRRLRKANIEFEEQNAVLQRHIKDMYNAKERLEAELGLDEKRTQALQQHLLAIKHTLVNSLSSVPLPGTGETASLGNLDSYLSCLSGALEGNPHKHRALLTQLCEVLSHLDSEKL, from the exons ATGGGGGGGATCAAACAGGAGCAGGGTGATGCCTCACAGCAGCTCAGAGCCTCGCATTCAGCCGACCAGACCCAAGAGGAG CCCAAGAAGAGAGGCTGGccaaagggaaagaaaagaaaaaaggtgctACCAAATGGTCCTAAGGCACCAGTAACAGGATATGTGCGCTTCCTGAACGAGCGGCGGGAACTAATGAGGGCCCGATACCCTGACTTACCTTTTCCCGAAATCACCAAAAGACTCGGAGCAGAGTGGACACGTTTAGCGCCAAATGACAAACAG CGCTATCTGGACGAGGCGGAGCGGGAGAAGATGCAATATGCACAGGAATTGAAGGAATATCAGCAGACTGAGGCCTATCAGATCACCACTGCTAAGATACAAGACAAAAGGATCAAGAAAG ACTCTCCATCTGTCATCATCAGTACTAGTTCAGGGTCATCTTTACCAAAG GCTTCTGACCTCCCAAGCAGATTTGACATCCCTATCTTCACAGAGGAGTTCCTTGACCAGAACAAAG CTCGAGAGGCTGAGTTGCGGCGGCTTCGTAAGGCCAACATTGAGTTTGAGGAGCAGAACGCAGTGTTGCAGCGGCACATCAAGGACATGTACAACGCCAAAGAGCGCCTGGAGGCTGAACTGGGGCTGGATGAGAAGCGCACCCAGGCTCTTCAGCAACACTTACTGGCCATTAAACACACGCTGGTTAACAGTCTCTCATCAGTCCCACTGCCAG GTACAGGTGAGACAGCCTCTCTTGGGAACCTGGACTCATACCTGAGTTGTCTCAGTGGCGCGCTGGAGGGAAACCCACACAAGCACCGTGCCCTGCTTACCCAGCTTTGTGAGGTCCTCTCTCATCTTGACAG TGAGAAGTTATGA